The DNA window CCCCCTCCCCCATGCGCGCGACGGCGTCGGCGCGCGGGACCATGTGGCGGATGTCTCCCTTCGCCGTGCCCCGCAACAGCGGTCCCATGCGGGCTTCGCCGACTTCCCCCTTCACCACGTCGATAGCGCTGTTCTTGAGGCTGACGAGGCGGGGGAAGGGCAGGATTGCGCCGCTCGTCAGGTCGAGGAGCGCGAACTCGTCGCCCATGAAGCGCCAGCCGCGCTCACCCAGCAAGGCCGCCAGCGTCGATTTGCCCGAGCCGGACTCGCCCGTCATGACGAGCGCGCGCCCGTCCTTCTCGACGCTCGATGCATGGAGCAGCAGGTGCCGCCGCCAGCCCAGCGCCATTTGCAGGTTCATCCCCATTTCCGCCGCCAGCAGCCCATGCGCAAGGCTCATCGGCGCGGCGTCGGCAAGGCCATGGTCGCCGGTGATGAAGATGGACGGGCGCACCCAGCGGCGCAGCGCGCCGGTCGGCTGGAGCCGAACGGTGAAGTCGGCGATGCACCCGTCCGCATCCGGATAACCGGCATAAAGCCGCCGCAGCGCCGCAATCGGCGACGCCCATGCAGAGCCGATGCGGAAGTTCGCCGGACCGATCTTCAGGGTCAGCCTGTGCCTCATGCCGGGCGCACCAGCCCCAGCGCTGCCAGCGATTCCAGATGCGCGGCGATGGCCTCCACCGCCGCATCGCGGGGTCCGAGGTCAAAGTCGCGCGCGAGATCGTCGTGCAGCGCCGCCGCCGTCACCGGTGCGCCGCTTTCCATGCGGGCGAGAATCTCCGGCACGGGGCTGATGACCATATGCGTCTGACCCGAGCGGCGGTGATAGAGCAAAGTCAGGTCATCGAGCGCGCAGGTCAGCAGCGCGTCGGCTTCGCTCCGGCGATAGGCTGTCGTCGCGGACAATGATGGCACCCCCGGATCGCGTCTCCCCCCTTCTCTAGCGCGGGAGAGTAGCCAAGTGCCTAACGTATCAGCACGGGGCTGGCGATGGGCGTCGCGTTCGCCTGAATGCCGACCAGCGTCCTGAACGCGTGGAGATAATGGTCGAGCGCGCGCTCCACGCCATGATCGCGCACGGCGGCGGTCAGCCTTTCGGGCGCGACCGGATGCGCCATCGTGCGTTCGACGGCGCGCGCGAAGGCGGCGGCGTCGCCCACCGGCACGACCGGATGCTGCGCCGCCGCAGCCATGATCGGGCGGATATTGGGCGTGCAGTCGGTCGAAACCACCTGCGTTCCGCAGGACAGCGCTTCGATCAGGGTGGCGCCCAGCCCTTCCCAGCAGGATGGCTGGAGCAGAATGTCGGATTCCCCCATGAGGGCGGCCAGCGCATCGGGATCACCGACATAGCCGGCGAAGGTCACGCGGTCAGCGATGCCCAGCGATTCGCTCCGGTCCCGCAGCGACGCTTCGAGCGGCCCCTGCCCCGCGATGGTCAGCCGCCAGTCGATGTGGCGCAAGCGGGCCAGCGCCGCCAGCCCGGTCGCATGGTCCTTCTGCTTTGCGAGCCGGCCGACCATCAGCAGCCGCCACGGCGCGTCCGGGCAGCGACCTTTGCGCGACGCGCCGATCCGCGCCATGGCGGGCGTGACGGTGGGGCGCGGCAGCAGGCGCACCGGGCCGGTTGCTTCCAGCAGATCGCGGTCATGCGCGCCCATGACGATGGTCAGATCGCTGATGCGGCTGATCGCGCGAAACCGGCTGAGCCGCGCAAGCGTCGGCAGGCGGTGCTTTCCGGCGTGCACGATCGGGTTGGAAATGCGCGCCACCGCCTTTGTCGGTGTCCCCCGGCACGCCAGCGCCACCAGCATATTGCTCTGATTGCCCGCCGAATAGAGGATGTCGGGGCGATGGCGCCGGACCATGGCCGCGAGGCGGGGATATTGCGCGATCATCGACAGGCGGCGGGCCATGCGGGGCGCTTTGACCTGACGCACGGGGACGTCGGGATCAATGAGATGCGCCGCTGGACCTTCCAGCCTCGTCATCCACAGTTCGACCGGAATGCGTCGCCGGAGCAGATGGTTGGCGAGGAGGATGGCGACGCGGTCGAGACCGCCGTCGCCCGGTTGATAGAGATAGATCGCGACAAAGGGTCTGGACCCTTCCGGGCCGCCATACTGAAACATCGACTGTTCCCCTGTAGTATGCGACCCGCCCTGTCTGTGACGGAGTCAAACCGGGAAATCCATCCAAAGTTCAGTTTGTTACAATGCAGAAACGATATATTTCGGCGTCGCGATCCGGCGGACGGGGTCCGCCTGTTTCGAGACCTAGCGCGGCATTTGCAGGGAAGCGTAGCAGGTAAAGCCGCTGGTGCCGCGCTGAAGGCGGCGGATATAGTTGAGATAGGCCTGATTCTGCTCGTAGCTGGTGCCGGGCAGCCGCCCGCCCTGCATCGCCTGCTTGACCTGTTCACCGGAGAAGGGCCGCCCCGCGCCGGGATAGGCGCCCTGCGTGCCCGCCGGGACCAGATTGCCGTCCGGCGCGATATAGTTGCTGGCGCGGCCCTGATCGGGGACCGGGATGGTGCAGTTGAGCACCGACGCGGCGGTGTTGGCGAGCGCCGGGCGGATCGACACGATGGCCGCGCCCGCGACCGCTCCGCCCATCAGCAACTGGCGGCGCGAGGGAACGGGCAGCGCGGCGTCGGTGCGCCCTGCCTCTTCGCCCTGCGCGGCATCCTGCGGCTGCGTCGGTTCGTTCATCTGCGTCCCTATTTCTGTCAATGCGCTTGCCAAAGCGTCACGATTGGCCGCTATTGGGTTCAGACATCGCAGCAAATGCGGGAAATATCCAGCGCGGTAACCATGAATCGACTGACCACTTCCCAGATCACCGCCTCGCTCGCCATGCTGCTTCTGGGCACGGGGGGCGCGCTGGCGCTGGGCGCGTCGGCCATCGCCATCGCGCTGCCGGTGCTGGCGGGCCTTGTCGTCATGCTGATCTGCGCCGAAGGGACGCCCACCGGCACGGACACCACACCTGCGGACGCGGACATTCCCGACTTTCCCGATCATCCCGCCTTCGCCAGCCTGATGGAAGCGATCGCCGACCCGCTGATGCTGGTCGAGCGCGGGCGCATCCTGCGCGCCAACCGCGCGGCGCAGCGGCTGCTGGGCAATCATATCGAGGGGGAGGACGCACGGCTCGCCATCCGCCACCCCGCCGCCGCCGAGCGGCTGTCGAGCACGGCCCCGCTCGCCGAGCCGCTGACCATCGAACTGGTCGGCGTGGGCGGCCGCGATGCGCGCTGGCAGATGCGCATCGCGCCGGTGGGCGACGTCGCCGACATCCGCCGCCTCGTCCACCTCGTCGATCATAGCGGAACCCATGCCGCCGAGCGGATGCGCGTCGATTTCGTCGCCAATGCCAGCCATGAACTGCGCACGCCGCTGGCCGGAATACTGGGCTTCATCGAAACGCTGGCCGACCCGGAACTGGGCAAGGACGGGGAAACGCGGCAACGCTTCCTCGGCATCATGGACGGCGAAGCGCGGCGGATGCAGCGGCTGATCGACGACCTCATTTCCCTGTCTCGCATCGAATCGGAAAAGCATCGCCTGCCCGACATGCGCGTCGATCTGGCCGAACTGGCGGCGGAGGTGGTCGGCGTCTTTCGCTCCAGCCACGGCGAGCGGGGCCGTGACGTGCAGATGGACATCGCGCCTGCCGTGCCCGCCGTTCAGGGCGACCGGGCGCAACTGTCGCAGCTTCTGCACAACCTCATCGGCAATTCGGTCAAATATGGCCGCCCCGGCACGCCAATTCATGTGTCGCTGACCGAAGGGCCGAGCCGCATGGCGAAGCTGATCGTCGCGGACGAAGGCGAAGGCATCGCGCCCGATCATCTGCCGCGCCTCACCGAACGCTTCTACCGCGTCGATTCCGGCCGCAGCCGGGCGATGGGGGGCACGGGCCTCGGCCTCGCCATCGTCAAGCACATCGTCGAGCGGCATCGCGGGCGATTCGATATTGCCAGCACGCTGGGCAAGGGGGCGACCATCACCGTCCTGCTGCCGCCGCCGGTCGAGGAAAGCGCGCAGAGGAACGACGAGAAAAAGCGGCCTTCGGCACTTTCGGGCACGGTGTCATGAAAATGAAACCGATATGTCACAAAGCGGCGACGAACCGCGATTAGGGGCGTTCTCCGACAGGGGGGCGGCGACACGGGACTCGCGGCCCTGAATTTGGAGACCCGCGTGAAAAGCTCAGTCCTGCTCGCCGTCAGCGTTGCGAGCCTCTGCACCCTCACCGCCTGCGGTGACGGTGCGGGCGGCGCAAGCACGACGCGCGACCAGATCCGGGCCGTCGGTTCTTCGACCGTCTATCCCTTCGCCACCGCAGCCGCTGAAATCTTCGTGCTGGGAACGCCCGGCATGAAATCCCCGATCATCGAGGCGACCGGCACGGGCGGCGGCATGAAGCTTTTCTGCTCGGGCGTCGGCGCGCAATATCCCGACATCGAGAATGCGTCGCGCCGCATCAAGAAGTCCGAGTTCGAACAGTGCCGGTCGAACGGCGTCCGCGACATTGTGGAGGTGCAGATCGGCGTCGATGGCCTCGCTTTCGCCCAGTCGAAAAATGGCCCGCCCATCAGCCTGACGCCCAGGATCGTCTATGAGGCGCTGGCGGCCAGTCCCTATGGCAAGGGCGACAACCGGGCGCAGACGTGGAAGGATGTCGACCCTTCCCTCCCCGCCGTCCCGATCACCGTCCTCGGCCCGCCATCGACCAGCGGCACGCGCGATTCGCTGGCCGAACTCATCCTGGAAAAGGGATGCCAGACCGACCCGGCGATGAAGGCGCTGAAGGAAGAGGACGAGAAGAAATATAAGGGCATCTGCACCCGCGTCCGCGAGGATGGCCGCTATGTCGATGCCGGCGAGAACGACAATCTGATCGTCCAGAAGCTCGGCGCGAATCCCGATGCGGTCGGCGTGTTCGGCTTCAGTTTTCTGGAGGAGAATAAGGACAGCCTGCGCGACGTGCCGATCAACGGCATGCAGGCGACCTATGACACGGTTTCGACTGGCCAGTATCCCGGCGCGCGGCCGCTGTTCGTCTATGTCAAGAAAGCGCATATGAAGGCCATTCCCGGCCTTGCGGGCTATCTCGACGCTTTCGCGGTGAACTGGGGGCCGGGCGGGCCGCTCACCAAGCGGGGCATGGTCGCGGCGCCCGAAGAGGTGCGCGCGAAAAACGCGAAGATCGTCAAAATGCTGACCGTGCTCGACGGCACGGATCTGAAGTAAGGGACTATGACCGGACCAGCCATCCTCCTGCTGCTCGCAGGCCTCGGCGCGATCGCCTGGGTCAGCGCCCGCGCCCGCGCCGTCCGATTCCAGACGGCGGCGCGCGCGTCGGGCCGCCGCGACGCGGTGCATTCGCTCCCCGGCTTCCACGGCTGGTATGTGGCGCTGTGGGCGGTCGCGCCCGCCGCGCTGTTTCTGGCGGTGTGGGCGAATGTGTCGCCCGGCCTCGTGACGCAGAGCGTGCTGGCGGACCCCGCCGCGCGCACCCTGCCCACCGACGCCTTCGCCCGTTCTGCCATTCTGGGCGAAGCGCGGGCCATTGCTCAGGGCGATCAGGCCGCCGCCTTCAACCCGGCGAGCGAACCGCTGGTGCAGCCCTATCGCGAAGCCGGATCGCATTACGGCATGGCGGGCGCGGCGCTGGCGCTGGTGCTGGCCTTTGCCGGGGGCGCCTATGCCTTCACCCGCATCCGCGCCGACTTCCGCGCTCGCACGCGGGTCGAGCGGCTGGTGATGGCGCTGCTGCTGCTGGCTTCGCTGCTGGCGATCGTGACGACGCTGGGCATCGTCGCGTCGCTCCTGTGGGAAAGTTTCCGCTTTTTCTCGATGGTCAGTCCCGTCGATTTCCTCTTCGGCCTCAAATGGTCGCCGCAGTCCGCTGCGATGGGCTACGGCAATAATGATGCGTTCGGCGCGGTGCCGCTGTTCTGGGGCACGATCTTCATCGGCGCGATCATCGCCATGATCGTCGCCATTCCGCTCGGCCTCATGAGCGCGATCTACCTCACCCAATATGCCAGCCCCACGGTGCGCCGCTGGATGAAGCCGATGCTGGAGGTGCTGGCTGGCGTGCCCACGGTGGTCTACGGCTATTTCGCGGCGCTGACCGTCGCCCCGGCGCTGCGCGACCTTGCCGCCGCCATCGGCATCGGCGGCGCCAGCAGCGAAAGCGCGCTCGCCGCCGGTCTGGTCATGGGCGTGATGATCATTCCCTTCGTGTCCTCCATGGCGGACGACAGCATCGCGGCGGTGCCCCAGTCCATGCGCGACGGCAGCCTCGCCATGGGCGCGACCACCAGCGAGACCATCCGCCGCGTCCTGATCCCCGCTGCGCTGCCGGGCGTTGTGGGCGGCGTGCTGCTCGCGGTCAGCCGCGCGATCGGCGAAACGATGATCGTGGTGATGGCGGCGGGCCTTGCCGCGAACATGACGCTCAATCCCTTCGCCAGCGTGACCACGGTGACGACGCAGATCGTCCAGTTGCTGACCGGCGATCAGGAGTTCGACAGCGCCAAGACGCTGGCGGCCTTCGCGCTCGGCCTCGTCCTCTTCATCGTCACCCTGCTGCTCAACATCGTGGCCCTGCGGGTCGTGAAGAAATATCGCGAGGCTTACGAATGAGTTCCGCTCCTCTTTCCGCAGAGCGCCTGCCTACCGACTGGAAATCGGATGCGATGCAGCGGCGGATCGCCCGCCGTTATGCCTCCGAACGGCGCTTCAGGGCGGTCGGACTGCTCGCGGTGCTGCTGTCGGCCGCGTTCCTCGCCTTCCTGCTCGTCACCATGATGGGCAACGGCCTGCGCGGCTTCACCCGGACCGAGATTGCGGTGAAGATCGACTTCCCCGCCTCGCCGCTGAAGCTCGACCCCGCCGCCATCACCGACAGGGCGCTGGCCGAAGCCGGACTGCCGACGATGACGGGCGCGGTCGCGGAAAAGGCGCTCGGCCCCGATGGCGACGACCTGATCGCTCCGACGGCATGGCTCGCGATCCGCGATGCGATTAAGGACGATCCGACGATCCTGCGGCGGACGGCCACGATCGAACTGCCCGCCGCGACCGCCATCGACCTCGCCAACAAGGGCAAGGGCACGCCGGAAGCGGAAGCGGCGGTGG is part of the Sphingobium amiense genome and encodes:
- a CDS encoding HprK-related kinase A, with protein sequence MRHRLTLKIGPANFRIGSAWASPIAALRRLYAGYPDADGCIADFTVRLQPTGALRRWVRPSIFITGDHGLADAAPMSLAHGLLAAEMGMNLQMALGWRRHLLLHASSVEKDGRALVMTGESGSGKSTLAALLGERGWRFMGDEFALLDLTSGAILPFPRLVSLKNSAIDVVKGEVGEARMGPLLRGTAKGDIRHMVPRADAVARMGEGAMPALLLFPRFGHAKDERPVGQAEIFMRMTQASTNYVTLGQPGFAALTRFVQQVPARAIDFPDGEAAVAMVERLWEELA
- a CDS encoding HPr-rel-A system PqqD family peptide chaperone, translating into MSATTAYRRSEADALLTCALDDLTLLYHRRSGQTHMVISPVPEILARMESGAPVTAAALHDDLARDFDLGPRDAAVEAIAAHLESLAALGLVRPA
- a CDS encoding glycosyltransferase, with protein sequence MFQYGGPEGSRPFVAIYLYQPGDGGLDRVAILLANHLLRRRIPVELWMTRLEGPAAHLIDPDVPVRQVKAPRMARRLSMIAQYPRLAAMVRRHRPDILYSAGNQSNMLVALACRGTPTKAVARISNPIVHAGKHRLPTLARLSRFRAISRISDLTIVMGAHDRDLLEATGPVRLLPRPTVTPAMARIGASRKGRCPDAPWRLLMVGRLAKQKDHATGLAALARLRHIDWRLTIAGQGPLEASLRDRSESLGIADRVTFAGYVGDPDALAALMGESDILLQPSCWEGLGATLIEALSCGTQVVSTDCTPNIRPIMAAAAQHPVVPVGDAAAFARAVERTMAHPVAPERLTAAVRDHGVERALDHYLHAFRTLVGIQANATPIASPVLIR
- a CDS encoding ATP-binding protein → MNRLTTSQITASLAMLLLGTGGALALGASAIAIALPVLAGLVVMLICAEGTPTGTDTTPADADIPDFPDHPAFASLMEAIADPLMLVERGRILRANRAAQRLLGNHIEGEDARLAIRHPAAAERLSSTAPLAEPLTIELVGVGGRDARWQMRIAPVGDVADIRRLVHLVDHSGTHAAERMRVDFVANASHELRTPLAGILGFIETLADPELGKDGETRQRFLGIMDGEARRMQRLIDDLISLSRIESEKHRLPDMRVDLAELAAEVVGVFRSSHGERGRDVQMDIAPAVPAVQGDRAQLSQLLHNLIGNSVKYGRPGTPIHVSLTEGPSRMAKLIVADEGEGIAPDHLPRLTERFYRVDSGRSRAMGGTGLGLAIVKHIVERHRGRFDIASTLGKGATITVLLPPPVEESAQRNDEKKRPSALSGTVS
- a CDS encoding substrate-binding domain-containing protein, with the protein product MKSSVLLAVSVASLCTLTACGDGAGGASTTRDQIRAVGSSTVYPFATAAAEIFVLGTPGMKSPIIEATGTGGGMKLFCSGVGAQYPDIENASRRIKKSEFEQCRSNGVRDIVEVQIGVDGLAFAQSKNGPPISLTPRIVYEALAASPYGKGDNRAQTWKDVDPSLPAVPITVLGPPSTSGTRDSLAELILEKGCQTDPAMKALKEEDEKKYKGICTRVREDGRYVDAGENDNLIVQKLGANPDAVGVFGFSFLEENKDSLRDVPINGMQATYDTVSTGQYPGARPLFVYVKKAHMKAIPGLAGYLDAFAVNWGPGGPLTKRGMVAAPEEVRAKNAKIVKMLTVLDGTDLK
- the pstC gene encoding phosphate ABC transporter permease subunit PstC codes for the protein MTGPAILLLLAGLGAIAWVSARARAVRFQTAARASGRRDAVHSLPGFHGWYVALWAVAPAALFLAVWANVSPGLVTQSVLADPAARTLPTDAFARSAILGEARAIAQGDQAAAFNPASEPLVQPYREAGSHYGMAGAALALVLAFAGGAYAFTRIRADFRARTRVERLVMALLLLASLLAIVTTLGIVASLLWESFRFFSMVSPVDFLFGLKWSPQSAAMGYGNNDAFGAVPLFWGTIFIGAIIAMIVAIPLGLMSAIYLTQYASPTVRRWMKPMLEVLAGVPTVVYGYFAALTVAPALRDLAAAIGIGGASSESALAAGLVMGVMIIPFVSSMADDSIAAVPQSMRDGSLAMGATTSETIRRVLIPAALPGVVGGVLLAVSRAIGETMIVVMAAGLAANMTLNPFASVTTVTTQIVQLLTGDQEFDSAKTLAAFALGLVLFIVTLLLNIVALRVVKKYREAYE